Proteins encoded together in one Shewanella oneidensis MR-1 window:
- a CDS encoding diguanylate cyclase domain-containing protein, with product MIYSFRNSGFRDPETGVYNQTYFMEVFNREWHRHIREQQSLALLYLCPHIHETVKQPHLLEFFTKQVQEALLRATDLIARLDHNHFALGLFNIDEEGTEVVLKRIGQHIQDFNQEFGKNHKLKIDYKLAACLCLPTQEQKIESMFNNVSKLSQELERSPQQSQALIKLQ from the coding sequence ATGATCTACTCATTTCGTAACTCAGGTTTTAGAGATCCAGAAACGGGCGTCTATAACCAAACTTATTTTATGGAAGTCTTTAACCGAGAATGGCATAGACATATACGAGAGCAGCAAAGCTTGGCGCTATTGTATCTGTGCCCCCACATTCATGAAACCGTAAAACAACCGCATTTACTCGAATTTTTTACTAAACAAGTACAAGAAGCCTTGCTACGAGCAACTGATTTAATTGCAAGATTGGATCACAACCATTTTGCTTTAGGATTATTCAATATTGATGAAGAAGGCACTGAAGTTGTTTTGAAGCGAATAGGACAACATATTCAAGACTTTAATCAAGAGTTTGGCAAAAATCATAAGCTTAAAATTGATTATAAACTCGCGGCTTGCCTCTGCTTGCCAACTCAGGAACAAAAAATTGAATCCATGTTTAATAATGTCTCTAAACTCTCACAGGAACTTGAGCGCAGTCCACAGCAATCACAAGCACTGATAAAACTACAATAA
- a CDS encoding tetratricopeptide repeat protein — protein sequence MRNAHKIAVALLLSLCGGSLSVSSAIAAEKCAVDTRQSKAVGESSAKKVQKSFEAYSNGQLDEAIAILLEANPKNDFDKAYVGRMLGNFYAEKGKMDTAIKYLKQAVEADILGGTDHAATLRLYADLLLQEKQFKEAIPYYYKWMEFTCKTDSQMYRRIGIAYSELKQWDKVIEVADKGLSLAESPDKGLYQMKLTSYFNQKKYKNAVGVLETMVPLFPDDGRLWVQLAQFYLMIEDYDNALATYDLAYRNGFLDTGANITRLAQLMAQKGAPYQAAKVFEKHMKSGLITQDVKSYEILAGFYQNAKEFKEAAELYGKAAAISNDGKLYLKQGRLLSLEEKYSEAIPVLEKAISLGIEHPGEANFELALAHLSLKQYKSAYNRAVLAAKDKKTEKSANSYISYIKEKARMHNVTL from the coding sequence ATGCGTAATGCTCATAAAATCGCAGTTGCGTTATTACTTTCCCTTTGTGGTGGTAGTTTATCCGTATCTTCGGCAATTGCTGCTGAAAAATGCGCAGTAGATACACGCCAATCTAAAGCGGTAGGTGAAAGTTCGGCGAAAAAGGTGCAGAAATCCTTTGAAGCTTATTCAAATGGTCAGCTTGATGAAGCGATTGCCATTCTGTTAGAAGCAAACCCAAAGAATGATTTCGATAAAGCCTATGTTGGGCGTATGCTCGGTAACTTCTATGCCGAAAAAGGCAAGATGGATACGGCGATCAAGTACCTAAAACAAGCGGTTGAAGCGGATATTTTAGGTGGAACAGATCATGCTGCAACACTGCGCCTTTATGCCGATTTACTGTTACAAGAGAAACAGTTCAAGGAAGCGATTCCTTACTATTACAAGTGGATGGAATTCACCTGTAAAACCGATTCTCAGATGTATCGCCGTATTGGTATTGCTTATTCAGAACTTAAACAGTGGGATAAAGTGATTGAAGTGGCTGATAAAGGTCTTTCACTCGCAGAATCTCCTGATAAAGGTCTGTATCAGATGAAGCTAACGTCATACTTCAACCAGAAGAAGTATAAAAATGCCGTTGGTGTGTTAGAAACCATGGTGCCGTTATTTCCTGATGACGGCAGATTATGGGTTCAATTAGCACAGTTTTATCTGATGATAGAAGACTATGATAATGCTCTAGCAACTTACGATCTTGCATACCGTAATGGTTTCTTAGATACCGGAGCTAACATTACTCGTTTAGCTCAGCTGATGGCTCAAAAAGGTGCGCCTTACCAAGCAGCAAAAGTGTTTGAGAAGCACATGAAATCTGGCTTGATCACGCAGGATGTTAAGTCCTATGAGATTTTGGCTGGCTTCTATCAAAACGCGAAAGAGTTTAAAGAAGCCGCTGAACTTTATGGCAAAGCAGCTGCAATCAGCAATGACGGTAAGCTTTATTTAAAGCAAGGTCGCTTACTGAGCTTGGAAGAGAAATACTCTGAAGCGATACCAGTGCTTGAAAAAGCCATCTCTTTAGGTATTGAGCATCCTGGTGAAGCAAACTTTGAATTGGCTTTAGCTCATTTAAGTTTGAAACAGTATAAGTCTGCTTATAACCGTGCAGTATTAGCGGCGAAGGATAAGAAGACTGAGAAGAGTGCAAACAGCTATATCTCTTACATCAAAGAGAAAGCCCGTATGCATAACGTCACGCTGTAA